GGTCGCGGGAATCGGGGTTGGCCTGCTCCAGGTACTTGAGCGGCAGATCGGTTTGCAGCGGGGTTTGAGCATGGACAGCAGCGGACGCGAGCAGCGTGAGCAGAGCGAGAAACTTCAACATAGACCTTCCTTCACAGTGCGCAGAATTCGGTTCAGAGCCTAACATCTCTTCCCGGCTACGCACTCCCCTCTGTAGGAGCTGGCTTGCCAGCGATAAAGGTCTCGAGGGTCCCATCGCTGGCAAGCCAGCTCCTACAGAAGAATCGGGTTAGTCGTTGATCAACTTGCCCACCCGAATCGGCTCGCGCCCCGCCACCTTCGCTTGCCAGGTACCCGGTTGCGTATAGCGCCCGCGATCTATCGCAAACAGCACGCCACTGGTACCGGCGCACACCGTGGTGACCTTGTCGTTCAACGGGTCAACCACTTCAAACACTGCATCGCCCTTCTCCACCCATTCACCGGCCTCGCGCAGAAAACTCACCACCCCGTGATGCGGCGCGAACAGGTATTCGGTGCCTTCGAACGGCATGCCCTCACAACATTCAGCCGGTGCCGCCGGCCAAGTACCATTGATGAAACCCTGCTCGGCGAGAAAACCAAGAATCGCCTCGCAATTGGCTTGCGCCTGGTCAACGCGGGTGTCACCCATGCTGCCCAGTTCCAGGGTCGTCGCCAGGTTGGCCGGTGGAATGGCAGCTTCGGGGAACGCCCTGGCCAGACGCAACCACGGCGAGGAGCAAGATTCGTCGAACGAGCTGCCACCCGAATCCTCGCACAGCAACGCGACACCGGCCTTCAGGCGTGCGGCCAGGGATTGCCACTGGGGCCAGTGTTGCGGCAGCGCGTAAATGTGAATCGCCGCGTCGAAGTCGCAATGCAAATCGAGGGTGATGTCCGCCTCGCAAGCGTGACGCAGCAACAGCCGATGCATCGCTTCCAGTTGCGAAGCCGGGGCCGGCAGGTCGTCGAGCACCTGGCCCATGGCCTGGCGAATCAGCGCGACGTTGGCCTCGGCATCGCTGCCCAGACGATCACCAATCAATTGCGCCACCGGCGCGCTGAGTTCGACAAACGCACGGTTGAAGTTCTTGCCGCTGCCCAATTCAAAACGGCCCATGTGGCTGCCTTGCAAATGCTGATCGAGACCGATGGGGTTGGCCACCGGCACCAGTTCGATCACGCCTTGCAACTGCCCCTGATTTTCGAGTTCGGTCAGGCGCTTTTTCAGTTCCCAGGCAGTACGCATTCCCGGCAATTCGTCGGCATGCAGGCTGGCCTGGATATAGACCTTGCGGGTGCCGGCACCAAAACGAAACACGCTAAGTGTGCGTTCGGTACCGAGATGGCTCCAGGGCAGAGAATGGTCGATGCGTTGCATAGGGAAACTCCTACAAAACTTGTAGAAGCTGGCTTGCCAGCGATGAAATCAGCACATTCAGCAAACGTGTGACTGTCGGATCGCCTTCGCTGGCAAGCCAGCTCCTACAATTGGGAAATGTGACGGGCAGGATAAATCATGAACATAAAAAAAGTGGCAGCCGCGTCAACGGCTGCCACTTTCTGAAACGGCTCGGTTATTCCTCGCCGTAAACGTCAAACTTGAAGTACTTGTCCTGCACTTGCTTGTACTTGCCGTTGGCGCGGATTTCGGTAATGGCTTTGTTGAACTGCTCGGCCAGCGCGGTATCGCCCTTGCGCACAGCAATGCCGGCGCCGCCGCCGAAGTATTTCGGATCGTTGTACTCAGGGCCTACGAACGCGAAGCCCTTGCCGGCGTCGGTCTTCAGGAAACCGTCGTCCAGGTTGACCGAGTCGGCCAGCAGCGCGTCAACGCGGCCAGAAACCATGTCCAGGTTGGCTTCCTGCTGGGAGCCGTAGCGAACCAGGTTGATCCCGGCCGGCACCAGCACTTCAGTGGCGAAACGGTCGTGAGTACTGGCGCGCAGAACACCGACTTTCTTGCCTTTGAGCTCGGTCAGAGGGTCCTTCACGTCGGTGCCTTCCTTCATCACGAAGCGCGCCGGTGTGTGGTAGTACTTGATGGTGAAATCGACGTTTTTCTTTCGATCATCAGTGATGGTCATGGACGACAGGATGGCGTCGATTTTCTTGACCTTCAGTGCCGGGATCAGGCCATCGAACTCTTGCTCGACCCAAGTGCACTTCACTTTCATCTGCTCGCACAGTGCGTCGCCGATATCCACGTCGAAACCGGTGAGCTTGCCGTCAGGGGTTTTCATCGAGAATGGCGGGTAACCGGCTTCGATACCGATGCGGATCGGCTTGGCGTCTTCGGCCACGGCGGTCAGGGACAACATCGACAGTGCCAAGGCACCAAACATCACTAGCTTCTTCATTTATAACTCCTGTGTGCGGAGGCTTTTATTGGCAGCTTTCGATTGTCAGCGTTCGGTCTGTAGCTTGTGGCTGGTAAAGACCGAAGTGGCCGGCAGTCTAGAGGGGCAACAGGAGGGTAAATTGTGTTGAAGCGACAATTACTTATAAAAAAGTGGCCAGGGGAGTGATGACGTTTGTGGTGTGCGCCATGGCGGTGCAAGGACTGTCGGACAATTCCTGATTTCAGAAAAAAACTACTCGATTTCCGGTGTTTTCTGAGGAAGAGTCGTACACGCCCGGGTGGCGATCAGCAGTGAATTGAGGTCAGCATTCGCAACCAACAACGGCTCGGTGCTGCGCCGGCACGCTCAACTCAAATCCTTCATCCAGCCACCCGGTCACGCCACCGATCATTTCCTTGACCGGATAACCCAATGCAGCCAGTTTCACCGCGGCCTTGTTTGCGCCGTTGCAATGGGGGCCAGCGCAATAGACCACGAACAAGCTGTTTT
The Pseudomonas sp. MYb327 DNA segment above includes these coding regions:
- a CDS encoding succinylglutamate desuccinylase/aspartoacylase family protein, encoding MQRIDHSLPWSHLGTERTLSVFRFGAGTRKVYIQASLHADELPGMRTAWELKKRLTELENQGQLQGVIELVPVANPIGLDQHLQGSHMGRFELGSGKNFNRAFVELSAPVAQLIGDRLGSDAEANVALIRQAMGQVLDDLPAPASQLEAMHRLLLRHACEADITLDLHCDFDAAIHIYALPQHWPQWQSLAARLKAGVALLCEDSGGSSFDESCSSPWLRLARAFPEAAIPPANLATTLELGSMGDTRVDQAQANCEAILGFLAEQGFINGTWPAAPAECCEGMPFEGTEYLFAPHHGVVSFLREAGEWVEKGDAVFEVVDPLNDKVTTVCAGTSGVLFAIDRGRYTQPGTWQAKVAGREPIRVGKLIND
- a CDS encoding ABC transporter substrate-binding protein, which translates into the protein MKKLVMFGALALSMLSLTAVAEDAKPIRIGIEAGYPPFSMKTPDGKLTGFDVDIGDALCEQMKVKCTWVEQEFDGLIPALKVKKIDAILSSMTITDDRKKNVDFTIKYYHTPARFVMKEGTDVKDPLTELKGKKVGVLRASTHDRFATEVLVPAGINLVRYGSQQEANLDMVSGRVDALLADSVNLDDGFLKTDAGKGFAFVGPEYNDPKYFGGGAGIAVRKGDTALAEQFNKAITEIRANGKYKQVQDKYFKFDVYGEE